Within Anolis sagrei isolate rAnoSag1 chromosome X, rAnoSag1.mat, whole genome shotgun sequence, the genomic segment caaaaggttaaaaatggcatatgAAAGGTAAACAATGgcacattgaaaggttaaaaatgacGGCCACAAAAACGATGCTTCTGGAgcataacaattactttcaaagtaagtaccgcacaattaaacaaaataacactttcaaaccaggaacagaaaatttttcagattttgttacatagtgcaacCACTAGTTTGGGATCAGTGACAGTAGTGGTCCAGGGAATCTAGTTGTTAATTTCAATCAAGTTGGCTgcgacttatgacaaccctatgaatgagacctTCAAGATTCCCAATCTGTTGGGTAAATGAACTTAAGCAAATTACAGGAATTGAGTCAAGCCTTAAAAGTGGCAAAGATTTTATTGAAATAATAACATTTCTATATAGAAAAGCTGGACCCAGCTATCTAATTGTCATATCtgcagacatcttgtctctccAGGCTTGCAGGAGAAGACAAAAACGAAGGACCCAGGGGCTTGCCATGTTGCTGGAAACTTTGTATAAAAAGAGGCATGTCCCTGAGaagtatcagtctaacaactaggTGTAGAAAATAGAGTCAGACAAAAAGGGCAATGGAGAAGGGCTTTCCCTGCCAGCTAACTCATCTGCCGATCTATTTCTTTGATGAGGACTATGaacttgtgcaggatgtggttAAGTGAACACAATAATCAACTGCAGTCCTTGGGTTTTCTAATCTTGGGGCACCTATAGCTTCCTTTTCCTGCCTTCCAGTATACACAGAGGTAGGTTTAATTAGAATAGCGGCTCCCAATATttgatcctccaagtgttttggatttcagctcccacaattcctaacacctgggatttctgggagtcaaagtccaaaacaactggaggaccaaaggttgggaaccactgaattagaatgTAATGTTCAGCCTACAGTAGCTACTTTCCTTCTCAAAGCTCTGCTTACTGGTTGCTTGCATCCTTTGGTATAAAACATGCAAGAAAACTCTgggtattttaaaaatctgccatacaggaaaagcacaatcaaagcatccctgacagatggccatccaacctgtttaacagtccccaaagaaggagattctaccATAGtctgaggcagagttccactggtTAACTGGTTTTGtacccttttaatttttttcttttgagcTGGCGAGCTTGGTTTGAGCTTGCCTGAGATGAAGCTCAATTAAACACAGTATCTTAAAATACGCTATGCAGGATACTACAAATCCTTTCAAACGCCAGATTCAAAGGCCTTGATAAGAACGTTTTGGGCATCACCTGCCACCTCATTGAGGAAGCTCCAGAGCATGTAGTAGGTGGTCCCAAAGGAGATTCCCCCAGCTGCCATGGAGCCAAATATAGGCACCGTACTAGCTAAATACTCCATGAACATTAGTGCCCCACCACCAGCCTTGGTCAGCATCTTTACCACTAAGTCCTTGGAGATCTCTTTGGTCAGTGGTGACTTGATCGCCTCCTTGATCTCCTCCACAGGCTTGTCAACCTTCTCGGCCAATTTGATGAGAGCCTCCTCATCCAAGCCAAAGTTCTTACGATACGTTGACAGAGATTTAACCAAAAGAGCAATATCGCAGGTTACAGAAAGACCAGGGATGGGCACAGCAGCCACTCCACATGAGATGGTGGCCAACTTCCAGATCTGTTTCTGAAGcacttccttcttcttctgtAAGATTTCTAAAGAGATGTTGGGAAGGGCAAGAAGGAAGGCATGCCTCTTGTGGTTTGGGAGCTCCCTTTCTAAGGTTTTCTCCAACAACATGAAGTCATACTTGCTTAACTCCCAGCTGGACAGAAGAAAAACCTGGGGAGCGTCAACACCTTCTTTCTTGAGACACTCTTGGCAATTCTCTCGGATCTTTGTCAGGACTACTTCTTCGTTGTACGACCGTGGCCGGCGTTTTTTGCTTGCTTCTAGGTCAGCATCCACTTTAGAGCGGACAAAATAGAAGCGCTTGCCCTGTTCCTTGATTTCGTTGGCCAACATGGCATGGTTGGCCTTGAAACGCTCTGAAGCAATAAGAAAAAAGAAGTCATAGCGAGAGAGGTTGACCTGTTCCAGGTAAGTGCTGGATTGGAAATCTGGGGTCCCAATTCCTGGTAGATCCCACATGGTGACATTGGGGTGCTTCGGATGTGGGTATGGAGTAGGCTCCCTGGTGGTCTCCACCACTCCAGTCGGGGCCGATCCTTCGTCTTCATCCCCTAAACCCCGAATGGCATTGATAAAGGAGGACTTGCCGGAGCCACTCTCTCCAGTTACTGCAATATCCAGCCGGGCATTCTCTAAGGTCTGTAGGTTTTCCATAATCTTGGAGGCTGCCTCTGCCATTCTCCCTCCTTCGATAGCATCCTTAATCTCTTCAATGTCTTCTTCAGTAATGATGTCATATTCTTCAAAATTCACCTGGTGGTTTTGGGCAGCCTCTTGTGGTGCAGCTGCCATTGGATCAAGACGAGgcctgagagagagaaaatatgcaaaaataacataagaattttttttatttttcatggcAACTCTGCAGCTTTTCTTCAAACAGCACACttgattttatacacacacacacacacacaaaagtgaaaatgtgtatgtggcagaggtgtccacaaaccatggaaatgaacaaaatctggctactagtattttaaaaaagctctaaaatcaggacagtaaacaaagatcaacactcaaaaagcaggggaattccagacaagagtcaatcagggccagctaacaccttgcaacaaaggatccccaggcagcaaccaggcaggctttgaagctgcaaggccattcaatgataatcaaggtggccaattgcaacattcgtatttgaattgtcaaaggctttcaaggctggaattattatatacacacacacatacacacacataaaagtgaaa encodes:
- the LOC132780278 gene encoding interferon-inducible GTPase 5-like isoform X1, with protein sequence MGKRSCSTDRPRLDPMAAAPQEAAQNHQVNFEEYDIITEEDIEEIKDAIEGGRMAEAASKIMENLQTLENARLDIAVTGESGSGKSSFINAIRGLGDEDEGSAPTGVVETTREPTPYPHPKHPNVTMWDLPGIGTPDFQSSTYLEQVNLSRYDFFFLIASERFKANHAMLANEIKEQGKRFYFVRSKVDADLEASKKRRPRSYNEEVVLTKIRENCQECLKKEGVDAPQVFLLSSWELSKYDFMLLEKTLERELPNHKRHAFLLALPNISLEILQKKKEVLQKQIWKLATISCGVAAVPIPGLSVTCDIALLVKSLSTYRKNFGLDEEALIKLAEKVDKPVEEIKEAIKSPLTKEISKDLVVKMLTKAGGGALMFMEYLASTVPIFGSMAAGGISFGTTYYMLWSFLNEVAGDAQNVLIKAFESGV
- the LOC132780278 gene encoding interferon-inducible GTPase 5-like isoform X3; the encoded protein is MGKRSCSTDRPRLDPMAAAPQEAAQNHQVNFEEYDIITEEDIEEIKDAIEGGRMAEAASKIMENLQTLENARLDIAVTGESGSGKSSFINAIRGLGDEDEGSAPTGVVETTREPTPYPHPKHPNVTMWDLPGIGTPDFQSSTYLEQVNLSRYDFFFLIASERFKANHAMLANEIKEQGKRFYFVRSKVDADLEASKKRRPRSYNEEVVLTKIRENCQECLKKEGVDAPQVFLLSSWELSKYDFMLLEKTLERELPNHKRHAFLLALPNISLEILQKKKEVLQKQIWKLATISCGVAAVPIPGLSVTCDIALLVKSLSTYRKNFGLDEEALIKLAEKVDKPVEEIKEAIKSPLTKEISKDLVRE
- the LOC132780278 gene encoding interferon-inducible GTPase 5-like isoform X2 → MAAAPQEAAQNHQVNFEEYDIITEEDIEEIKDAIEGGRMAEAASKIMENLQTLENARLDIAVTGESGSGKSSFINAIRGLGDEDEGSAPTGVVETTREPTPYPHPKHPNVTMWDLPGIGTPDFQSSTYLEQVNLSRYDFFFLIASERFKANHAMLANEIKEQGKRFYFVRSKVDADLEASKKRRPRSYNEEVVLTKIRENCQECLKKEGVDAPQVFLLSSWELSKYDFMLLEKTLERELPNHKRHAFLLALPNISLEILQKKKEVLQKQIWKLATISCGVAAVPIPGLSVTCDIALLVKSLSTYRKNFGLDEEALIKLAEKVDKPVEEIKEAIKSPLTKEISKDLVVKMLTKAGGGALMFMEYLASTVPIFGSMAAGGISFGTTYYMLWSFLNEVAGDAQNVLIKAFESGV